A segment of the Entelurus aequoreus isolate RoL-2023_Sb linkage group LG23, RoL_Eaeq_v1.1, whole genome shotgun sequence genome:
caacctgtgacgtcacgctacttccggtacaggcaaggctttttttatcagcgaccaaaagttgcgaactttatcgtcgatgttctctactaaatcctttcagcaaaaatatggcaatatcgcgaaatgatcaagtatgacacatagaatggatctgctatccccgtttaaataagaaaatttcatttcagtaggcctttaagggttttggtcctaaatgatctcagtaagatattacagcttgttgctgagatttgatgacctatattgagtaaaacatgattgaaactagaatatcaactgttgcaaagctgtgtcatcaacactcacaagtataaaactactttttttaaagtaataatttcttatttcaagcatgaaaaaaaaaaaaatcatgattttgacacaattgtgtttcataattaaaacagacgacagccaaattgactttgctgttttatttccaatgaaacaatagaaaataagtactcctatagtagtacagttggcacagttcagtaaactgacagttaatatttaaacatttaacatttgacatttcaaacaattttgaacagaaatagtccatgcacattcagataaattcctcaaaattacaattaaattttttttggccgggctgtatatatgcgcactaattgactgaaagagcacgcacttggcgcgatgatgtcatgttatcgatggaaaaatacatttttaggcaatatgatttgcctgagcggctaggagaccccgagagtaacaagcggttgccttgttgcctttccattaagaacaatacattagtttttagtataaatttgctggtttcaagaaatgtacactactgttcaaaagtttggggtcacattgaaatgtccttatttttgaaggaaaagcactgtacttttcaatgaaaataactttaaactagtcttaactttaaagaaatacactctatacattgctaatgtcgtaaatgattattctagctgcaaatgtctggtttttggtgcaatatctacataggtgtatagaggcccatttccagaaactatcactccagtgttctaatggtacaatgtgtttgctcattggctcagaaggctaattgatgattagaaaacccttgtgcaatcatgttcacacatctgaaaacagtttagctcgttacagaagctacaaaactgaccttcctttgagcagattgagtttctggagcatcacatttgtggggtcaattaaacgctcaaaatggccagaaaaagagaactttcatctgaaactcgacagtctattcttgttcttagaaatgaaggctattccacaaaattgtttgggtgaccccaaacttttgaacggtagtgtaatgccgagcgcatatcattatgtcaagataatggcactagcatttacttcatttaagaatatttttcaacatattgagcaaaaaggtctcttttttttctaccaagaaaagtgcacttgttattagtgacaatatacttattttaaggtattttttgggttcattgaggttagctaattttacttgttttggaaagtcttgacaagccaaattttcttgttctattggcagataattttgcttagttcaaataaaatactcctaattattgtattttttgaacactgactttttgcagtgcaaactTAGGAAAATAACAAAAGCATGACAAGGCATCACCTGAAAAACAGGTCATGTCACTAATCATTTAATGGCGTACATACTGATACTAGGTATTGATAGTATCTAAATCGATCActcctactttacattgaagcttcaGCGGTTAGCTCCTTGTGTCGTCCTGtttgatgtatgtgtgtgtagcatgTTTACCCATTCCTTGCCCTCTATTCCTCCAGTGATAAGGCTACATGGAAAAAACTCAAGTGTATTTTCCGCCATGGTGGTAAGGATTAGTGTCTTAGAACCGCCTTCGCATTGTGGATAGACAACGCGTTTgttgcagcttgctctcaaatttGAGTCGGTGTTATGGCAAGACGCGCACTACCAATGGAATGCATGCGACTCCTGCGTGTGTGTAACAAGGAACATGGAACTGTAATGGCGTCTCCCATTGTGAAGGTACCTTCCAGGTGAGTACAATCTTTGACCGTGTAAACACTGGACACAAATACCCATGGTGCATTTGCACGGTTATTTTTACAAGATTAcattaaatgattaaaaaataaaggTATGACCGTCCATCATGACATTGCTTCAAATATagcttaaaaaaaagtgtttttcattATGTGTCTGGGAGGCAGATTTGCACTTTATTAAAGTTTTATTACAAAGCGCTGAACTTTTTACGTTGGTATGACAGTTTGGGatgttaaaatgttacttaaagcACTGCCTGTAAAGTTAATGTAAGCTCTAAATATAAGCTAAGGTTTACACTTTATTTATGTGAAAGGATTGTTAAACTTTTTAAACCAAACTTgactttaatttgatgcatgttttagaAAAAGTCGCAAATCTACGAGAAGTTGGTTTATTTTGTTTGAAAAGAAAACTTTgtaatttgatgcaaaaaaatgttgctttcttttccatccattcatccattttctaccgcttgtccctttcggggtcacaggaGGTGctggagctgagataggctttCTTTTCTTTGGAgataatagacttagacttagacaaactttattgatccacaagggaaatcattccacagttacaaaggatggaaagggtaaggttggaaaggataatgcaggtataaagtagacaaaaaatgtagtaAGTTGCAGTATACAATATaacataaatgtaatatttacatattatatatacagtatattacatatactgatatattatattattatattatattatatttttataaaatatatacaatatataacaaatccccatTAccgtgtacaatattacagtatatgtaacagctgcagcaaaaaaaaaaggcagcataaaatagagagtagatccagcagaaaacataCATTATAAAAGTTGTAATTGTACGAGAAAAACCGTCTTTTTCTcgtcctttttgtttttttattcaaattttttttattttacatgaaaaaagtcaTAGATCTATGAGAAGTGACTCCCGCAAATCTGACAGCGACAAGCAAcggctgcaaaaaaaaataaaaaatcaatgcacttcaaaaattaaaaaaagtcgtaactttacaagaaaaagtcATACATATATGAGAAAttggtttaatttatttaaagaaaaaaaatctataacaagtgttttttttattttaaatttttaaatttttgacagcgacaagcaacAGCTGCAAAAGAAAACAACCAATGCACTTTTAAATAAAAATCAAGAAATCTATAAAAAAATAGTTGCTTTCTTTTCTTTTgagataaaagttgtaattgtaCGAGAAAAATAGATGAATGAGAAGTTGGTCTTGCACATCTGGCAGTGACAGCCACAAAAGAAAATGAccaaagcacttttttttttaataaaaaacagtcgtaattttacaaaaaaaagtcataaatctATGAGAAGttgttttacattgttgaaaataaaaactttttaattttactgaaaaaaaagtaATGGATCTataacaatctttttttttttttttttaaagaaaaaaagtccTAAATCTACGAGACGTTGGTTTATTTTGTTCAAAGTTAACTCTTCGTAACCTTAtgggaaaaaaagtacaaaatcttaacaagtcaggttttttttcagaaaaaagtaaataaatctaTGAGAAGTTGGTTTATTTTAATGAAAGAAAAaacttcataattttacaagaaaaaaagtaaaaaatctaTAACAAGTCTGTTTCTTTTTTAGGTGGAAAAAAAACTTGTAAATCTATATGAGAAgtaggtttatttatttattaggttttttttttaataattttttgacagcgacaagcaacagcaacaaaataaaacaaccaaTGCACTTTTAAATAAAAATCAAGTCGTAACTTTACAGAATTTttgaatttgtattttattttacgtGAAAAAAGGCAGGCAACTACTGCAAAATGACCAATgcactaaaaaaaaagaagaaaaaaaagttgcaactttacaagaaaaagtcATATATCCATGAGAAgttggtttattttgtttaaagaattttttttgtagtttaacgATAAAAAAGTCCCTTTCTTTTcttttgagaaaaaagttgtaattttctgAAAAAATTGTCATAGATGTATGAGAAGTTGGTTCCTGGCAGTGGCAGTGACAGCCACAAAagaaaacaactttaaaaaaaaaaaagttataaatcTTTGAGAAgttggtttattttgtttaaagaaaaaactttgtaattttatgaaaaaaagtcATGGATCTATAACAAGTCCTAAATCTACAAGAAGTTGGTTTATTTTGTTTGAAGAAAATTATTTGTAATATTAcaggaaaaaaaagtaaaaaatctgTAACAAGTCGGtttcctttttgtttattttagaaaaaaagtcataaatctATGAGATGTTGGCTTATTTTGTTTATAGAAAAAACGTCGGtattttatgaggaaaaaaaggaaaacatctaTAACAAGTACTTTTTTTGGCCAAAAAGAAAATCGTAAATCTATGAAAAGTTAGTTAATTTTGTTTGAattaaaaactgcaattttacgagaaaaaaagtcaatgtacaacaaaacttttttgtttgtttgtttaatagtaaaaaaaacgtCACTCTACGAATACAGAAAAAAACTtggtaattttacgagaaaaataagtcataaataatAACAAATCGGTTCATTTATTTTAtagaaaaaaagtaattttacgagaaaaaaagTCATGGATCTATGATAAGTAAGTCCCGCAAATCTGACAGGGACAAGAGAACAACGCACTGTAGCATTCCAGCAAGCAAGctcgcggctaacgtccctccacagtgcaatgcCATTTCTACGTCAGCAATCCTCGCCTACACGGCAGCACACAAACAATGTTTttttcaagtattattatcaccggaggacaaggaatagctatgAAGTATCTGGACAACAGTAGaattactacattttaacattGTTGTAGTACATACCTTTAAAcgtgaaaattaaattaaaaagaaTGTTTTTGAGACGTACCTGCTCCACGGGGAAGCTCCTCAACCGGGTACCCAGCTCTGAGACGCCTGCTTGGTGGCCGTGAAGCCGCCAACGCCGTTCATGTTCGCCAGTGAGTCAAAGTTAAAGTCCAGGCCGTCGGCGTCCATCAGCTCGTTCCTGATGATAGAGTCCATGTCACACTCCAGGCTGCCGTTAAACATGTCCAGGTCCAGATCCGTGGGGAAGCGGTCCTGGCAGagtcccccggtgccgctcaccgCTCCGTTCAAGAAGATGGAGGTGTCAATCTGCATGGAGGAGGAGCCGTTCACCCCCACAGGCGACAGAAGGAGCTGCTGTTTGGCCAGAGAGTTCACTTCGTTGGTCAGATTCAGACCTCTGTTCATGGACCTCATGGTGCTCTGGTTGTGGTTGTTGCTCTGCACCATCTCCCCCTGGCTGCCCTGAAGTCCGCTGCCGGGTCCGAACGTCATGATGGGATCGTTTCGGAGCATGAGGCCGCGGCGCGAGTTTTGGGAAACGACGGCGGCGGCGCTAGCTTGCGACATCAGCGGGTCCGACTGCGTCATCATGACGTCGCTGGGGATGTGGCTGTCCGAGTTGAGCAGGTCTTGCAGCATCACGCTCCCGAAGCGCGAAGTGCCGATGCCGGAGAAGGACGTCTGCTTGTTCTCCTGGATGGTCTGCATGGGCGCCGGACGCAGGGAGGAGCCCGGCGCGTGCGGGCCGAAGATGGAGTTGCTGAAGTTACCGCCGCTGTTGGACGGAGAGTTGGAAGCGGGGGCGGGAGCCGGGGACGGCGAGATCAGCCCGTTGGTTTTGGGGACAAAAGCGAACCCTGAGGAGCCGTTTAAAGGGACTTGTCCCGGAGTGGTTGGCACCAAGTTGATGTTATCCAGCAGTTCGTCCATCATGTCATCTGTGATGCCGTCATTCAGGTTCATGGTACCAGCCAGGTCCGCCAGGCGAGGCAGCTCTGCTGGGACGGCCTTCCCGTTGGGCGTGTTGGCCGCGTTCCCCGGGGACAAAGCCCTGCCGGGGCTGGCGTAGAGCATCGGCGAGAGAGGCGGCTCGTCATCGGGAACCTCGTCCAGCTCCGGGTTGGCCAGGATGGGGGACAGGCGGCCGCTTAGAGTGCTGGCATTGGAGTTGGTGCGGGAGCGGAAGTCCGTCCAGGCATCCAGCTCCTCGCTGCTTCGCGACGTCGGGCTCCCCGGCCATTTGGACAGACCGGAGGGACTGTCGGCGCTGCCTTCGCCGGCCGCGGCAGCCGCAGCCTGCAGTGCCGCCTTCTTCTTGGCGGCACGGCCACGGGCCGACTTGGTGTACTTGTTGCTGTTGTCCATGGAGACGGCGCGGCGGCGAGGGGCTTTGCCGCCCTTTCCTCCGTCAGGGTTGATCATCCACCAGGAACTCTTGCCTGTGCCCTCGTTCTGGACACGGATGAAACGGCTGTGCAGGGACAGGTTGTGGCGGATGGAGTTCTGCAACACGAAGAGAGGAACGACAGGTGAATATTGACTTGTGTGTCAATTTGTTTATGCAATCATAAACTCCCGATGTAAGCAGTTTTTGGGGAGGCGACACAAAACCTAAGCAATACATAGTTGTAATGTTGCCAGAAAAAAGTCAAATCTATGAAAAGTTGATTTCTGGTTGTTTTTCTAAAGAAAAAAAGTCGTAGTTTTGTGGGAAAAAAAGTCTTGAATCTATAAGAAGTCGTACCTGCAAATTTTACAGCAACAATAACAAGAGAACGGCGGCATCCTCaacgcacttaaaaaaaaataaaaaaatccgtaattttacgaaaaaaaagtcataaatctTTGAGTAGTCAGTgtctatttgttttttgttttttaaattgtaattttgcaaAATAAGTTATAAATCTATtaaatgttgttttatttttaagaaaaaaaacagaatttaacaaaaaaaacgtcAAATTTATGAGAAGTTTGTTTCATCTTTAAGAAAAAAGTAGGAATTctacaaaaaaaagtcataaatctATGAAAAGTtggtttattttttaaagaaaaaagtcggaattttacgaAAAATCTATGAGTATTCAGTTtctgtttcttttttcttttttagacaaacaagttgcaattttacaaataAAAGTTATAAATctatgaaatgttttatttttaagaaaaaagagAATTTAACGAAAAAAACGTCAAATTTATGATAAGTTTGtttcatttttaagaaaaaactaggaattttacaaaaaaaagtcataaaccTATGAAAAgttggtttatttttttaaagaaaaaagtctgaattttacgaAAAATCTATGAGTAGTcagtttctttttcttttttagacaaaaaagttgcaattttgcaaaaaaaagttataaatctatgaaatgtttttatttttaagaaaaaaattattttacgaaaaaatgtcAAATCTATGAgaagtttgttttatttttaagaaagttgggttatttaaaaaaaaagtaaaaaatctaaattttatgaaaaaaagggaaatttatgagaagttaaaaaaaaaaaagtcttagttttactttttaaaaaaaggtcCAAATTCACGAAAAGTTGGTCCCACAAATTTGAAAAAGACGAGCAACAGCGACAAGAAAACGGCCGCATCCAAAatgcacttttttaaataaagtccTAAGTTTACAAGAAAAATATTAGAAGTtggtttattaaaaacaaaaagtttgaattaaaaaaaaataaaagtctaaTCTTTGAGAAGCTGTTTTTTTGAAAGAAGTCTTAATTCTAAGAGAAACAAAGTCATGAGTCTATAAGAAATCggtcctgcaaatttgacagcgacaatgcactttttaaataaataaagtaaataaataaatacttacgAGTCATCAGTAtctattttttagaaaaaaagtcagaattttacgaaAATAGTCATAAATCTatgaaaagtagttttttttaaaagaagtctTAATTTGACCAAACCCATAAAACTATTGAACGTTGGTCCCACAAACTTGAGAATAAATGCGTGGCGACACACTTTTTGAATAAATAATAACGAATAAATACATTTATGAGTAGTCTGTTTGTTctccatctttttttttctttaataaacaaattcataattttacgaaaaaatcaCAAATCTATGACAagtaggtttattttttttaaagaaaaagttgtaattttacaataaaaatccCATTAACCGACAACAAGTTGgtttct
Coding sequences within it:
- the foxo3b gene encoding forkhead box protein O3B, translating into MAEAALPDVAIDPDFEPQQRPRSCTWPLPRPDSGAVKPESNDIIPEEEDDEEDGANQHMAVGGNASDRSSSSPLPDGALSSPGQESGGSPRSAHSPSAASGALTPSGLAVQQTPRKASSRRNAWGNLSYADLITKAIESTPDKRLTLSQIYEWMVRSIPYFKDKGDSNSSAGWKNSIRHNLSLHSRFIRVQNEGTGKSSWWMINPDGGKGGKAPRRRAVSMDNSNKYTKSARGRAAKKKAALQAAAAAAGEGSADSPSGLSKWPGSPTSRSSEELDAWTDFRSRTNSNASTLSGRLSPILANPELDEVPDDEPPLSPMLYASPGRALSPGNAANTPNGKAVPAELPRLADLAGTMNLNDGITDDMMDELLDNINLVPTTPGQVPLNGSSGFAFVPKTNGLISPSPAPAPASNSPSNSGGNFSNSIFGPHAPGSSLRPAPMQTIQENKQTSFSGIGTSRFGSVMLQDLLNSDSHIPSDVMMTQSDPLMSQASAAAVVSQNSRRGLMLRNDPIMTFGPGSGLQGSQGEMVQSNNHNQSTMRSMNRGLNLTNEVNSLAKQQLLLSPVGVNGSSSMQIDTSIFLNGAVSGTGGLCQDRFPTDLDLDMFNGSLECDMDSIIRNELMDADGLDFNFDSLANMNGVGGFTATKQASQSWVPG